Proteins encoded by one window of Balneolaceae bacterium:
- a CDS encoding DUF302 domain-containing protein — MSYYVSTKFDGSFEDAIAKTTDELKKEGFGVLTEIDVKETLKKKLDVDFKKYKILGACNPGFAHKALQAEDKIGTMLPCNVIVEEHEDGTVEVSAVNPLDSMQAVENDSLGKIAGEVKSKLEKVIKAI, encoded by the coding sequence ATGAGTTACTACGTATCAACCAAATTTGACGGATCTTTTGAAGATGCAATTGCAAAAACCACCGATGAACTTAAGAAAGAGGGGTTTGGTGTACTCACCGAAATCGATGTAAAAGAAACACTGAAAAAGAAACTGGATGTGGATTTTAAAAAGTATAAAATTCTTGGAGCCTGCAATCCCGGTTTTGCTCACAAAGCCCTCCAGGCTGAAGATAAAATCGGTACGATGCTTCCCTGCAATGTAATTGTGGAAGAGCATGAAGACGGAACCGTTGAAGTTTCTGCGGTCAATCCGTTAGACTCCATGCAGGCGGTTGAAAATGACAGCCTTGGGAAAATTGCAGGCGAGGTAAAATCGAAATTGGAGAAGGTGATAAAAGCTATTTAA
- a CDS encoding efflux RND transporter periplasmic adaptor subunit: MKTLSNSIRWMTLLLFISLVGCNNQQTGEASHDDHAEEEEHAEETMEVELTSRQLDAVGIETGSFSRLPLQNSVKANGILELPPQNKADVSSLVPGSIRSIEVIEGDRVAKGEVLAELEDLSIIDLQQNYVEASERLAYLEQDYERKKRLMDEGVGSQREFQQASSEYNSTRAKTSAVKGKLELLGLNPAEVREGMIKTSVPIRAPLEGFVRKVEVNTGSFVTPGQHLFEIVDNHHIHIDLMVYEKDLHKVRDDQIVKFRYTNQPDDKLYEARIFAVGKAFEQEPKAVQVHAELTNRQPDLLPGMYVEAWIVTDSTQVLALPEGAVVSDSGSSYIFIREHEEEHATVEQVSDSDEHEHGSRFKAMEVITGVTDKGYVEIKLLQDLPEDTEVVTNGAFFILSEMKKGEGGHHH, from the coding sequence ATGAAAACTTTATCAAACTCAATACGATGGATGACATTGCTTCTCTTCATTTCTCTGGTGGGATGCAATAATCAACAAACCGGCGAAGCCTCACATGATGATCACGCTGAGGAAGAAGAACACGCTGAAGAAACGATGGAAGTGGAACTGACCTCCCGGCAATTGGACGCGGTGGGCATCGAAACGGGCTCCTTTTCTCGTCTTCCATTGCAAAATTCAGTCAAGGCAAACGGCATCCTTGAACTGCCACCTCAAAACAAGGCGGATGTCAGTTCGCTCGTTCCCGGATCGATCCGTTCTATTGAAGTGATCGAAGGGGACCGGGTTGCCAAGGGCGAAGTCTTAGCTGAACTTGAGGATCTGAGCATCATCGACTTGCAGCAGAATTATGTAGAGGCCAGTGAACGACTTGCCTATTTAGAACAGGATTACGAACGAAAAAAACGATTGATGGATGAAGGTGTTGGATCTCAGCGTGAATTTCAGCAGGCTTCATCGGAGTACAACTCAACCCGGGCCAAGACTTCTGCAGTAAAGGGAAAACTTGAACTTTTAGGGTTGAATCCTGCAGAAGTCCGGGAAGGAATGATCAAAACATCCGTTCCTATCCGTGCTCCATTGGAAGGGTTTGTTCGAAAAGTCGAAGTGAACACAGGCAGTTTTGTCACTCCCGGTCAGCACTTGTTTGAGATCGTGGATAATCATCACATCCATATCGATCTGATGGTATATGAAAAAGACCTGCACAAGGTCCGCGATGATCAAATCGTCAAATTCCGATACACCAACCAGCCGGACGACAAACTGTACGAAGCAAGAATTTTTGCTGTGGGAAAAGCTTTTGAACAGGAACCCAAAGCGGTACAGGTTCACGCCGAACTCACCAACAGACAACCGGATCTGTTACCGGGAATGTACGTGGAAGCCTGGATTGTAACTGACAGCACACAGGTATTGGCACTACCGGAAGGCGCTGTGGTTTCAGATAGTGGTTCATCCTATATCTTTATCCGGGAGCATGAGGAAGAACACGCAACAGTTGAGCAGGTTTCCGATTCCGACGAACATGAACATGGATCACGGTTTAAAGCGATGGAAGTGATTACCGGTGTAACTGACAAGGGATATGTGGAAATAAAGCTACTGCAAGACCTTCCCGAGGATACAGAGGTCGTAACGAATGGCGCTTTTTTCATTCTTTCTGAGATGAAAAAGGGTGAGGGTGGACATCATCATTAA